One window of Camelina sativa cultivar DH55 chromosome 4, Cs, whole genome shotgun sequence genomic DNA carries:
- the LOC104780292 gene encoding ALBINO3-like protein 3, mitochondrial isoform X2 yields the protein MTLLDCLDELVRWVVIASSTVAFRTALLPVLLLQRKQTKRISQFLPKLPPFWPPQGSGRSVIDQFKLFRKERKAIGCPSFLWIPAYFSIQISCFFLWITSIRRMSLTHHPGFDSGGALWFQDLTEIPNGLYGPLFPFLIAGLHYTNTQITFTASSVHKVDKFAELAKAYKTFLNLLTVALYFLSFQMPQGSLLYWTTNLSFSIAQQSILNHPVVSAKLGLQGDDTLQKEAGNPILTNINEPQLSDSSSKGRLISVHNLTPKELVALSAKYLSGGHKEKSIPLLRLALEKDPEYLQAMVILGQALYQKDQFAEAAKYLEEAASKLLDACPTEVAEVDLLIVASQWAGVSNIRQGKTSEGITHLERVANMEEPEDPKSKAHYLDALVLYSSAIFNEGRRDEAAKYLRRVVAYDPSFSELLKQCEEDDTDTDTIPTSSSSNSTHKTS from the exons ATGACCTTACTGGATTGCCTTG ATGAATTGGTCAGGTGGGTAGTGATTGCTTCGTCTACTGTGGCTTTCAGAACGGCTTTGCTTCCTGTACTGCTTCTGCAGCGCAAGCAAACGAAACGGATTTCACAGTTCCTTCCTAAGT TACCGCCTTTCTGGCCTCCACAGGGTTCAGGAAGGAGTGTTATTGATCAGTTTAAGCTTTTccggaaagaaagaaaagctatCGGGTGCCCTTCGTTTTTGTGGATTCCTGCTTATTTCTCCATCCAG ATTTCATGTTTTTTCTTGTGGATAACTAGCATAAGAAGAATGTCACTTACTCATCATCCTGGATTTGATTCG GGTGGAGCTTTATGGTTTCAAGATTTGACTGAAATTCCCAATGGTCTTTATGGTCCACTCTTCCCCTTTTTAATTGCTGGTTTGCATTACACAAACACGCAG ATAACTTTTACAGCATCTTCAGTTCACAAAGTTGATAAGTTCGCGGAATTGGCAAAA GCTTACAAGACATTTCTAAATCTTTTGACAGTTGCTCTTTATTTCCTTTCATTCCAAATGCCTCAG GGAAGTCTGCTCTACTGGACTACCAATTTGTCATTCAGCATAGCTCAG CAATCAATCCTCAACCATCCTGTTGTAAGTGCTAAGTTGGGTCTACAAGGAGACGACACTCTTCAGAAAGAGGCTGGGAATCCTATACTGACAAACATTAATGAACCGCAACTCTCTGATTCATCCTCGAAAGGGCGCTTGATATCAGTGCATAATTTAACCCCTAAAGAGTTGGTTGCT CTTTCTGCCAAATACTTGTCCGGAGGGcacaaagaaaaatcaattccGCTATTAAG atTGGCATTAGAAAAGGATCCTGAATATCTTCAAGCTATGGTTATTCTTGGCCAGGCTTTATATCAGAAAGACCAGTTCGCTGAAGCTGCAAAATACTTAGAGGAGGCTGCTTCAAAG CTTCTTGATGCTTGTCCAACAGAAGTTGCGGAAGTCGATCTTTTAATTGTTGCATCTCAATGGGCAGGTGTATCCAATATTCGACAG GGAAAGACATCAGAAGGAATCACACACCTTGAAAGAGTAGCAAACATGGAAGAGCCTGAAGATCCCAAGAGCAAAGCTCATTACTTGGACGCATTGGTTCTCTACTCAAG TGCTATATTTAACGAAGGAAGGAGAGATGAAGCTGCAAAGTATTTGAGAAGAGTGGTGGCTTATGATCCATCCTTCAGTGAATTGCTGAAACAATGCGAAGAAGATGATACCGATACCGATACCATtcccacttcttcttcatctaatTCTACCCACAAaacttcataa
- the LOC104780290 gene encoding uncharacterized protein LOC104780290 has product MPFFNSSHAYISIYIVIFLLLSRCSSTNAKFNIASPLSTKPKTCPYPSGLISKACKGTASFSSLEEACIESLTLDPRTASASTALELAKAALYLAIEKAQHTQFLIGSPKKPCFKSCMENYNDSVVEGLHKAVLSMGKGNVDDTDDELSLARDAADYCNMILSVDPDDTRSLVFGANMDVYNHITFVMSVADLL; this is encoded by the coding sequence ATGCCTTTTTTTAACTCTTCCCATGCATACATATCAATCTATATTGtaatctttcttctcctctcacgATGTTCATCTACCAATGCAAAATTCAACATTGCTAGCCCTTTATCAACGAAACCAAAAACATGTCCATATCCGTCAGGGCTGATATCAAAGGCTTGTAAAGGCACTGCATCATTTTCGTCCCTAGAAGAAGCATGTATCGAATCTCTAACCTTAGATCCCCGCACAGCCTCCGCATCAACTGCATTGGAGTTGGCTAAGGCTGCCCTTTATCTTGCCATAGAGAAGGCACAACATACGCAGTTTCTCATCGGTTCTCCGAAGAAGCCATGTTTCAAGAGCTGTATGGAGAACTATAATGATTCTGTTGTCGAGGGGCTACATAAGGCAGTGTTGTCAATGGGAAAAGGTAATGTCGATGATACGGATGACGAACTTAGTCTCGCACGTGATGCTGCTGATTATTGCAATATGATTTTGTCTGTTGATCCAGACGATACAAGGTCCCTAGTTTTTGGGGCCAACATGGATGTGTATAATCATATTACGTTTGTGATGAGTGTAGCAGACTTGTTGTAG
- the LOC104780291 gene encoding putative NAC domain-containing protein 61, which yields MGEELRVGFRFYPTEEELLTFYLRIQLSGGNATIHSLIPILDVFSVEPTQLPNLAGERCRGDAEQWLFFVPRQEREARGGRPSRTTRSGYWKATGSPGPVFSPDNRVIGVKKTMVFYTGKAPTGRKTKWKMNEYKAVDETASESTNPKLRNEFSICRIYIKSGSSRAFDRRPTEAYGIERKVPSNRVETSSRVTISTSPETSHSGGNNVDLPVNATTINTQSISEMVDGLSLPFWEWEQMK from the exons ATGGGGGAAGAGCTTCGTGTAGGGTTTCGGTTCTATCCGACGGAAGAAGAGCTTCTTACGTTCTACCTAAGAATCCAGCTCAGTGGAGGAAATGCCACCATTCACAGCCTCATACCAATCCTTGATGTGTTTAGCGTTGAGCCTACTCAGCTTCCAA atcTTGCGGGAGAGAGGTGTCGAGGAGATGCAGAACAATGGCTTTTCTTCGTGCCAAGACAAGAGCGGGAAGCTAGAGGAGGAAGACCAAGCAGGACCACTCGTTCAGGATACTGGAAAGCAACTGGTTCACCAGGCCCCGTGTTCTCGCCTGATAACCGAGTGATCGGAGTTAAGAAGACGATGGTATTCTATACAGGAAAAGCACCTACTGGGAGAAAAACAAAGTGGAAGATGAATGAGTATAAAGCTGTTGATGAAACAGCCAGTGAATCTACAAACCCAAAG CTGAGGAACGAATTCAGTATCTGTCGAATCTACATAAAGTCAGGAAGCTCGAGGGCCTTTGACAGACGTCCCACAGAAGCTTATGGGATCGAGAGAAAGGTTCCTAGCAATAGAGTGGAGACATCATCTCGTGTTACAATATCAACCTCACCAGAAACTTCACATTCAGGAGGAAACAATGTTGATTTGCCGGTGAATGCTACTACTATTAATACACAAAGCATCTCAGAGATGGTTGATGGGCTATCACTACCTTTTTGGGAATGGGAACAAATGAAATAG
- the LOC104780294 gene encoding uncharacterized protein LOC104780294: MKNTHLPEESKEPISPRSSHRDHVLVEKQSKTATKTCLPETTVLSGRERLKRHRDEVAGKVPIPDSWGKEGLLMGWMDFSAFDAAFTSSQIVSARAALMVDAGDDAGARGSRPQRLRVESSC, from the coding sequence atgaaaaacaccCATTTACCTGAGGAATCCAAGGAACCAATCTCTCCAAGATCTTCTCACCGGGATCATGTATTGGTCGAGAAACAAAGCAAGACAGCTACAAAAACATGTTTGCCTGAGACAACGGTGTTGTCAGGACGTGAGAGGCTGAAGAGACATAGAGATGAGGTTGCCGGAAAAGTTCCTATACCGGATAGTTGGGGAAAAGAAGGGTTGCTTATGGGGTGGATGGATTTCTCGGCCTTCGACGCTGCTTTTACTTCGAGCCAGATTGTTTCTGCTCGAGCTGCGTTAATGGTTGACGCTGGAGATGATGCCGGGGCTAGAGGAAGTAGGCCTCAACGCCTTCGAGTTGAGAGTTCTTGTTGA
- the LOC104780293 gene encoding uncharacterized protein LOC104780293 produces the protein MGSRDQKVKWSWSSALIGAVSATAAASLLSAKPKDPTFHLISIDLTSLKFNLPILDAELMLTVHVTNPNIAPIHYSSTTMTILYDGTVLGSAEVKAGSQPARSCQLLRLPARLNGMELAQHARQFFSDVAKREMKLEAKLTIEGAAKVMWWDHSFRVHVDSFVTVDPVFLDVIGQENKSQMDLFLT, from the coding sequence ATGGGATCCAGGGACCAAAAGGTAAAATGGAGTTGGAGCTCAGCCTTAATCGGAGCAGTatcagcaacagcagcagcttCACTCCTCAGCGCCAAGCCAAAAGATCCAACGTTCCACCTTATCTCCATAGACCTCACCTCACTGAAATTTAACCTCCCTATCCTCGACGCAGAGCTAATGCTTACCGTACACGTCACTAACCCTAACATCGCACCCATCCATTACTCCTCCACCACCATGACGATCCTCTACGATGGCACGGTTCTTGGCTCGGCCGAGGTCAAGGCTGGCTCGCAGCCGGCGAGATCTTGTCAGCTTCTCCGGCTACCGGCGCGTCTTAACGGGATGGAGCTTGCGCAACACGCGCGGCAGTTCTTTTCTGACGTGgcgaagagagagatgaaactTGAGGCTAAGCTTACGATTGAAGGAGCGGCTAAGGTTATGTGGTGGGATCATAGTTTTAGGGTCCACGTGGATAGTTTCGTAACCGTTGATCCTGTCTTTCTTGATGTTATTGGTCAAGAGAATAAGTCTCAGATGGATCTGTTTCTTACTTGA
- the LOC104780292 gene encoding ALBINO3-like protein 3, mitochondrial isoform X1 yields MAFRRVLLSHLRRSRHTYSSLSPHHVPAPAHRSIAIGLSQSRFFSTPPDMDSELTRLRDVSIDGFGSNGHGLELGDLSQDLIGAGVSNYDYLTRPVISLLDSYHDLTGLPWWVVIASSTVAFRTALLPVLLLQRKQTKRISQFLPKLPPFWPPQGSGRSVIDQFKLFRKERKAIGCPSFLWIPAYFSIQISCFFLWITSIRRMSLTHHPGFDSGGALWFQDLTEIPNGLYGPLFPFLIAGLHYTNTQITFTASSVHKVDKFAELAKAYKTFLNLLTVALYFLSFQMPQGSLLYWTTNLSFSIAQQSILNHPVVSAKLGLQGDDTLQKEAGNPILTNINEPQLSDSSSKGRLISVHNLTPKELVALSAKYLSGGHKEKSIPLLRLALEKDPEYLQAMVILGQALYQKDQFAEAAKYLEEAASKLLDACPTEVAEVDLLIVASQWAGVSNIRQGKTSEGITHLERVANMEEPEDPKSKAHYLDALVLYSSAIFNEGRRDEAAKYLRRVVAYDPSFSELLKQCEEDDTDTDTIPTSSSSNSTHKTS; encoded by the exons ATGGCATTTCGTAGGGTTTTACTCTCTCACCTCCGCCGATCTCGTCACACttactcctctctctctcctcaccATGTCCCCGCTCCGGCACATCGGTCAATCGCTATCGGTCTTTCCCAATCCCGATTCTTTTCCACTCCCCCGGACATGGACTCTGAGCTGACTCGACTCAGAGACGTTTCAATCGATGGATTTGGAAGCAATGGTCATGGGTTAGAGTTGGGCGATTTAAGCCAAGATTTGATCGGAGCTGGTGTGTCAAACTATGATTACTTGACTCGACCTGTGATCTCGTTGCTTGATTCTTACCATGACCTTACTGGATTGCCTTG GTGGGTAGTGATTGCTTCGTCTACTGTGGCTTTCAGAACGGCTTTGCTTCCTGTACTGCTTCTGCAGCGCAAGCAAACGAAACGGATTTCACAGTTCCTTCCTAAGT TACCGCCTTTCTGGCCTCCACAGGGTTCAGGAAGGAGTGTTATTGATCAGTTTAAGCTTTTccggaaagaaagaaaagctatCGGGTGCCCTTCGTTTTTGTGGATTCCTGCTTATTTCTCCATCCAG ATTTCATGTTTTTTCTTGTGGATAACTAGCATAAGAAGAATGTCACTTACTCATCATCCTGGATTTGATTCG GGTGGAGCTTTATGGTTTCAAGATTTGACTGAAATTCCCAATGGTCTTTATGGTCCACTCTTCCCCTTTTTAATTGCTGGTTTGCATTACACAAACACGCAG ATAACTTTTACAGCATCTTCAGTTCACAAAGTTGATAAGTTCGCGGAATTGGCAAAA GCTTACAAGACATTTCTAAATCTTTTGACAGTTGCTCTTTATTTCCTTTCATTCCAAATGCCTCAG GGAAGTCTGCTCTACTGGACTACCAATTTGTCATTCAGCATAGCTCAG CAATCAATCCTCAACCATCCTGTTGTAAGTGCTAAGTTGGGTCTACAAGGAGACGACACTCTTCAGAAAGAGGCTGGGAATCCTATACTGACAAACATTAATGAACCGCAACTCTCTGATTCATCCTCGAAAGGGCGCTTGATATCAGTGCATAATTTAACCCCTAAAGAGTTGGTTGCT CTTTCTGCCAAATACTTGTCCGGAGGGcacaaagaaaaatcaattccGCTATTAAG atTGGCATTAGAAAAGGATCCTGAATATCTTCAAGCTATGGTTATTCTTGGCCAGGCTTTATATCAGAAAGACCAGTTCGCTGAAGCTGCAAAATACTTAGAGGAGGCTGCTTCAAAG CTTCTTGATGCTTGTCCAACAGAAGTTGCGGAAGTCGATCTTTTAATTGTTGCATCTCAATGGGCAGGTGTATCCAATATTCGACAG GGAAAGACATCAGAAGGAATCACACACCTTGAAAGAGTAGCAAACATGGAAGAGCCTGAAGATCCCAAGAGCAAAGCTCATTACTTGGACGCATTGGTTCTCTACTCAAG TGCTATATTTAACGAAGGAAGGAGAGATGAAGCTGCAAAGTATTTGAGAAGAGTGGTGGCTTATGATCCATCCTTCAGTGAATTGCTGAAACAATGCGAAGAAGATGATACCGATACCGATACCATtcccacttcttcttcatctaatTCTACCCACAAaacttcataa